One window of the Xiphias gladius isolate SHS-SW01 ecotype Sanya breed wild chromosome 11, ASM1685928v1, whole genome shotgun sequence genome contains the following:
- the cdh5 gene encoding cadherin-5, with product MMAWLQLWTMGLLAPMALSISLIIAEDSGLPVVEAEKRGPVEIVKKESHPVLLRQKREWIWNSLYVEEEKPAPIAYKIGQLKSSQAVDVKRFKIEGEGANTIFTVDQKGDLFVTKSLDREEKNLYHLTARMFDGKNKVIEDSGDFVVQVTDINDNSPVFPKTYNGSITERSPMATKVVEVRATDADDPTTANGELRYSLTQDGDLSAFEIDSITGVISCKINTLDRETKSQYVVVVKAQDMRGMASGSTATTSVTIAIADTNDNIASFTRKAYELQVPEDHKLNEKIGTLELEDRDQIQNKEPIFAILSENSKIFNIELSPNKDGNLMLKQALDFEAVNNYTFTVQVRENLRNLRFPADNVNSAVTTAQVNIKVLDVDEPPVFSQPTYTFNVLEERIVQNIGKVTAKDPDRANKKIRYSILDKDCPISIHPFTGQLSTLRILDRELEATHMFQVKAEEEPSGLESFVKVHIIVQDINDNKPELVVDEIFVCENDVTDTVIGTLRATDKDDQQASFSFSLGTESANFSIKDYGNNTADIMVKQGPFSLDDPKDYNVAVNISDGGQPIQSKITKLAIMSCRCDARRFPTHCKASARRMSVSVHALIAILLCILTILVIVILFVMRKRYQKDSLASMKNSGEIHEQLVTYDEEGGGEMDTNGYDVSILTSACHDGSLLRHPDHHPRPPLYAMVQKPPQPTACKGDMAAMIEVKKDEADHDRDGFPYDTLHIYGYEGPESLAGSLSSLESSSSASNLDYDFLNDWGPRFRTLAELYGVDGPNYHNQY from the exons ATGATGGCTTGGCTCCAGTTGTGGACTATGGGGCTCTTGGCCCCTATGGCCTTATCCATCTCTCTCATCATTGCTGAGGACTCCGGTCTTCCTGTGGTGGAAGCCGAGAAACGAGGCCCTGTTGAAATTGTGAAGAAGGAGTCCCATCCTGTCCTGCTCAGGCAGAAGAGAGAGTGGATCTGGAACTCTCTCtatgtggaggaggagaaacctGCACCCATCGCTTACAAGATCGGACAA ctGAAGTCAAGTCAAGCAGTGGATGTGAAGAGGTTTAAAATAGAAGGTGAAGGAGCAAACACCATCTTCACTGTGGATCAAAAAGGAGACCTGTTTGTCACGAAGTCTctggacagagaagagaagaattTGTATCATTTGACTGCCAGGATGTTTGATGGGAAAAACAAGGTGATCGAGGATTCGGGAGACTTTGTTGTCCAGGTGACGGATATCAATGACAACAGCCCTGTTTTCCCCAAAACATACAATGGATCCATTACGGAGAGGTCCCCAATGG CAACCAAAGTAGTTGAAGTGAGGGCAACTGATGCCGATGACCCCACCACTGCTAATGGAGAGCTCAGGTATTCTTTGACCCAAGATGGAGACCTTTCTGCCTTCGAAATTGACAGCATCACAG gtgtgATCAGCTGCAAGATAAACACACTGGATCGGGAAACCAAGAGCCAGTATGTGGTGGTGGTTAAAGCTCAGGACATGAGAGGAATGGCCTCTGGCAGCACAGCCACCACCTCTGTCACCATCGCCATCGCAGACACCAACGACAACATAGCTTCTTTCACCCGTA AGGCTTATGAACTGCAGGTTCCAGAGGACCACAAGTTGAATGAGAAGATTGGCACTCTGGAGTTGGAGGACAGAGATCAGATCCAGAACAAAGAGCCAATCTTCGCCATTCTaagtgaaaacagcaaaatatttaatattgaactCAGCCCTAACAAAGACGGCAACCTCATGCTCAAACAG GCTCTGGACTTCGAGGCAGTGAACAACTACACTTTCACTGTGCAAGTGCGAGAAAACCTAAGAAACCTGCGTTTTCCTGCTGACAACGTGAACAGCGCCGTCACCACAGCCCAG GTAAACATCAAGGTGTTAGATGTAGACGAGCCCCCTGTCTTCTCCCAGCCCACCTACACCTTCAACGTGTTGGAGGAACGGATTGTGCAAAACATAGGAAAAGTCACAGCCAAGGATCCTGACAGAGCCAACAAGAAGATACG GTACTCCATCTTAGACAAAGACTGTCCCATCAGTATCCACCCGTTCACGGGTCAGCTGTCCACCTTGAGGATACTGGACAGGGAACTGGAGGCCACACACATGTTTCAAGTTAAGGCAGAGGAGGAGCCAAGTG GTTTGGAGTCGTTTGTGAAAGTTCACATTATAGTTCAGGACATTAATGACAACAAGCCGGAACTGGTAGTGGATGAGATCTTTGTCTGTGAGAACGACGTCACTGATACG GTGATAGGTACTTTGAGGGCCACAGATAAAGACGACCAGCAGGCTTCCTTCAGTTTCAGCCTGGGCACTGAGAGCGCCAACTTCTCCATCAAAGACTACGGCA ATAACACAGCCGACATCATGGTGAAACAGGGCCCGTTCAGCCTGGATGACCCCAAGGATTACAATGTGGCTGTGAACATTAGTGACGGAGGACAACCCATCCAGAGTAAAATTACCAAACTGGCAATCAtg TCGTGCCGCTGTGATGCCAGGCGTTTTCCCACGCATTGCAAAGCCAGTGCTCGGAGGATGTCAGTGAGTGTCCACGCCCTGATAGCCATTCTGCTCTGCATACTAACCATACTGG TTATAGTGATCCTGTTTGTGATGAGGAAACGCTACCAGAAGGATTCTCTGGCCAGTATGAAGAACAGCGGGGAGATCCATGAGCAGCTGGTCACATATGacgaggagggaggaggagagatggacaCTAATGG ctaCGATGTCTCAATCCTCACTTCTGCTTGCCACGACGGCTCCCTGCTTCGCCACCCGGACCACCACCCCCGCCCCCCTCTCTATGCCATGGTGCAGAAACCCCCTCAACCCACCGCATGTAAGGGCGACATGGCGGCGATGATCGAGGTGAAGAAAGACGAGGCCGACCACGA